From the genome of Oryza glaberrima chromosome 1, OglaRS2, whole genome shotgun sequence:
AAGAGGCCAAAACAGGAGAATTTGCAAATTCCTTCAGTGAAGCAGTCACGCAGGTTCATCTGATCAATTCAATGGTTGCCGCCGTTTAagaagcatgatttatatataaTACCGCCAGGGATTATTAAAGGCATTTTCACAACCATATAATTAAGTGTATCGCGTGCAACATCACAGAGGATAAGAAAAACCAGACCAAGTGAGTTCACGGCACCACACCCAGTTCTAACTTCAGACTGCATAGTACATGTACAAAATCCTTCTGCTTAACAAGTTCTTTCTCAACAAGATCAACCTTATATACGATCAGTTCCTCAGTCCTCCGGTCATCATTAACATATTTGCAATCCCTACATACTTCAAGAAGATCACCATATTCCAACCGAACAATATACCTGGTACAATCGACGACTGTATTCTTGGTGTCCAGGAGAACCCTTAACATCGGAGAGGGTCCATTGGTATCGATAGCATGAACATCACCATTGCCTCGGACTGCATAAAACAATCTGTCATCGTCGTTGTACAAAACATCATGATAGTCCCAGCATTGCTCATCAACATCGATCCAGGTCCAATGAGTGCCACCCACCCTTGCAAACGAGAGGTGATTATCGAGCAGGTGCAGAATCATTACTGTGCAGTTTCCACTGGATGGATCTGCTGACAGGACAACCCTCCCATAGAAGTAAAACCGGCCTTCTTCCCAGGAATGAAATTCTGTCTCTGCTTCAGTATCAACATCTCGTGATGACATATCCATTGTAAGAAGATCATAGCCATCTGGCGCCCCGTCAGCATTGCAATGTATCTTGACATTCGCTATTGTCTCCGGTGGCGGCATCGCGATCTGAGCCTGAGTCGCCGGATTGACAAGGAGCAGATTGGACCGCTCGTCGGCGGTAATAAGCCAGCCATGGGAGGACCCGACAATGTAGCGGCTACGGAAAGGAGGATCCGGCATGGTTACATAGTACTCCTTCCCTGTGGTGAGGCTGTACAGGGTGGCAACGGTTGGGTCACGGTCGCCGGACGAGAACACGAGGCATGGCCCCGGGTTACCGGAGCAAATGCCGAGGCGGCGGGCCTCCAGAAAGCTGGCACACCATGCGCGGCAAACCACACCGGAGCTGAAGATATCTGGGATGTCAAGCATACCAAAGATGTGGACGAGCAGGTCTGCCGGAAGCTGGGACCAATCGACATCGGAGGTTGACGGATACGGAGCTTCTTGCTGCAACAATTCTGCGGTAACAGAAGAAGAAGCCTGCTCCATCGATCAATGAATCCCCTCCCGTACTGATATCCCGCAGAGAAATTCCGAATTCCCCAGATTCCTTGTTGTCCTGATTCAGAAAAACGGGATGGAGTCCTAGGCCTATACACACCCTATAACAAACAACGCTAATTATGATTCTAATCTAACTCCGATAAGATAGGAACATTATTCTGAGTTCTGACCCGAGGCTGCCGCCGTGCGCCCGTCGGTGATGAGCCGCCGGTCCCTGCAACCGCGCCGGCCAGCCCCCGGCGGCCTCTGTTACTCAGTCTCGGCCGATACCCCGACCGCCGGCGGCCGCATTCGtcgccgttgctgctgctgcgcctgggaggaggaggagaatagGCGGCGCGGTTGCGGCGGCGTCCGATTCCCTCGAGCTACACCAACTCTCCAAGAAGACGAACAAGGTCTTTCCGTATCTACCGTCCATTGATATCCTACGGTTCCACAAGTAAGAACCGTGTCTGTGTACTAGGGGGATGAAGGCGCAAGGACACGTTGCCTTTAGGCCATTCCTAACCCAAAACACTAaacatggtttccataaactccacatcatcaagaaattagtattagacactactcttccaatgcaaacactattattccatatttaaatttaatgctcCTTATcacacatgatgtcttggatgttgtgtagaaactatgtctcatgcaagacatggtttccttctctttcctcatttattcacttgccacatcattttttattctagatggcaccttatttaatgctatagacatcatcctagtcattgggttaggAATGGCATTATACAGACACATGCCCATTATTATCGTGAGAAATACTTCAGCATGGGAGAACCGGAGAAATAGAGCCCGTTTTGTTGGCTACCTGAGTAACTTATGCCCGAGAAATTATGATGATGTTGCCTGGTCAGGCATGTCCTCTCTCCAGGTTGATAgtacttatcgttttggataAGAGCACGGTCTTTAAAAAACAACtttaaccatttttttattataatatatataaaagtgttaacaaatatatgattttattaaagtatttttaagactaatctatacatgccgtcaccatatttgaaagacaaatattttaaaaatgatttataattaAAGATTCTCAAATTTGACCTCACCACTATCTAAAATGACAATTATTATCagcacggagggagtaagaattTCGGAAAACGCCTACAATCGGGCGCCACGCGGGGGGGGGGCAGCAAAATTCGGGTGCCTCCCTCCCCCAACCCGACACGCATGCCGCCCAGGCCCCGCCATGTGTCCCCACCATGTacgccgttgcaacaaatcacctacATATTATAGAAACTTTCATTTTTGTTctatcaaaaatgtttcacctagtgtactcatgatgtttcactatgtattaGATGTTGCAATGAATTGAAACATCCTGTCGcttttgctgaaacattgttttcatATAACGTAAAACAACGTCCGATTTTTtgttgtgtttcagctttttaaacgattgaaacattttcgatctacttagtgaaacaattccgatatatttGGTGCAATatcatgcaacatttaaaaataattcaataataagctaatttttttcatcggattatatccatgtgtggtcttgttttaaaattttaattgcaACGGATTTAATTGTGCAattggatcatgatttggataaataatttaagagaaaaaatagtttaaagtttgcttagatgcatgcatgcagggtgacgtcatgatgacatgGGCGCtcgatttttctaaaaaaaaaaatcaggcgccCGATCTGTAGTCGCCTCGAAGAATTTTGCTGTTTGGTTGGAGCCTCACCCTAAGCAAAATAGATCCCATAACGCTACACTAAGTAAACTCTGAACAGCTCTGACTCTTGTAGTAAATACCATGTACTACTTGCTAATTTTGGGCCTCCGGTTTTCTACACCGGACACCCCATGTGTTTACAATACTATTCTCTGAATCAATGGATGGTACACACATGACAAAGTTGTGTATCGTAAACCTGACATCCTCATACATGTTCTacaatatattaataatataaggTTTGCCCGAGTGGGACCCAAATAGACCAAGCATGGTCGAGTACATCACGAAATACCAAAAGAAGTTGATGAGGTAGCGGAAGCGAAACAGCGACGGTCTATCTTATTCCACAGGCAACGAGTGGTGAACCTATATCCTTATTCCACCGTCTTCGACACCTCTTCATCAGCATAGCACATATACGGATGGCTCCAACTTCTCCTTCTAAAAGATTTAATTAAGCAAGGGTAAGTACCAACCTACTCAAGAAGCCACCATAATGCATTTAGTACTCACATGGGTTCAAAGATGGCTTGGTTCCTTTGCATAAAGCTAGATTTCGCAaatcatttcacaaacctatGACTTAGCAGTTTTAACTAAAAACGGTGTTAAGTTGAAATTGTCAATAATCCGCGAGGATTCATCCACCTTCCCCAAGCCTCACTTGATCCGGTTTGCCATTGCATCATGTTTTCCACATTTCCAACACCATAATGACCTTCTCGTCCGTCGAGCAAGGTCACACCTTCATTTCCTATCCTATTCTAGGTAGATTAAAACTTATGAGGCTAGTCAAGAGCAGTACAAGTCCTGACGCTCATTAACcatgagcacggctattcgaatagattggtttactcacactgcaatGGATGTACGTTTTTAATCCCGCACTCCATGACGTACCTAACACATGAGCCtagtcccaacacatgagacttgTCACGGTCTGGTTTTTCAGTCACCCTCGCGTCGCGGTACCTGCTCCAAGGACTATGGATCCCCATTGCAGCCCGTCACACCAACCCTACCTCGAGCCGACAGTGAGGGGAATCCTGGCACTCTCGAGATACTAGGGGTTATACAATCTATACAAAAAATGTTAATAGCGGTGGTGTTCATTCCTACACCACACCTTTTTCTAGATGTTAGTGGTAGGTATGGTGTGGGAATGGACATCACCACTACTAACATTTTTAGTAAAGATTGTATAACCCCTAGGGTGGCGGTGGTGAAGGTTTGGGGGTAAGTGGGTTAGTGGGCATTCTTTTGTGAAAAAAGCCCATAGATTTCCACTTTTATAGCACAGCCCTAATTCacgatttttctctctttcGCATGTAATATCTGGCTTTTGAAAGTCAGCTTAGAGGAACCGCTCGTGAGGGACCTATATCGAATTACactttttcacaaaatttccaGCGTGCGTACTAACCTACATGGCATCGCCCAGCGGCCGCACCATGTGCAACGCATTATGTATTAACATGGAGCGCAATCCATGTGAAGAGAACATCATATGGAACATATTGTCCTCGAAGAACATTGGATCTCTTGATCAGCTCGTTAGCTGTCAAGTTTTAGATGTTCAAATTCTTATCATTTAATGATGCTGATATCATGGTTTAACTATATCTTTTTGACTGATTGGATCTATACTTTGAAAACGATAGAGACATATACTGTAATAGATTGCAGGTATTTTGGTTTgtataaaacatttttttgaaacaaCCCGCACAACGATTCTATTGATATagcgcaaaaaaaaatacaaatctatAGTCCCGGGAGACATAGttaggaaaaaacaaaaagacaaCCACACCACGCGTCTACGTTTGATCTTGCTACTGAAAAAAAACAAGCACACAACACCCCAGATAAATGGTTCTTCTGAATGATGCCTCAAAGAAGAGAACGATGCTAAGAGCACCGCCGTCCGTCCATCCTAGAGAATCAGGACGTGGTTTTCACCTAAAGAAACCATTGGGTAGAAGAGACGCAACAACGCCCCAAGAGGAATATGACGCCTGCGGGTGTTGCTGTTGTCGGCCCGAGGGCTAGGCCTTCGCCCGTAGTTCCTACTTTTGTCTATAAGTCCAACTCCTCTTCTGCTGCATCTAACACTCCTATTAAGTTTGAAAAAGGGAACTTATGGAAGGCTAAACAACTTAAAGATTTCAGAAGGGCTAATGGGTTATATTTCAAATGTGGTGAAAAATATTCCCCTTATCACAAATGCTCTTTAGCTGGAAGTCATCTGAAAGCTCTACAACTAATTGAAATTTTGTCTGATGAAGTACTAGATGCTGTAGTAGCAAGGGAAGGAGATGAGGCTGCTGAACTTTGTCACATTTCAGTCTTTGCTATAGCTGGTAATTCTCATCCCAGGCTATGAGGTTAATGGCTTTGGTTTAGAACAAAGTGCATCTCATGTTAATTGGCTCAGGCAGCTCTCACAGTTTTCTGGATTATAATTTTGGTCAGCTCTTGGGACTTCCTTTGGTGGAGATACCTCCTACTTTGGTGAAGGTGGCTAATGGTGAATTCATTACCTATAAACATCACATTCCTAAATTCACTTGGTGGATTCAGGGTTTCACTTCCTCTTATAACATGAAGTTGCTACCATTGGAGGGTCATGATGCTATACTTGTGATGGATTGGTTAGCTCAATGGGGTGATATGCAGTGCAACTGGGCTGAAAAGTGTCTTTGAAATTTCAGTACAATGGCGACTGGGGTTCAGACACCTGCCTCAACTACCAATTTATCTGAAATTTTCTTGCAGCAGGTTCTGAAATGGCACAAGGGTTGTGATATTTGGGCCACTGCTTTGGTAGAACAAACTGTTACTTCCTCTGCAGTGTCTGTTTCTTAATCTATAGTTTTACGAAAATTTGGTTCAAGTATGCAAATACgtgtagttttataaaatttacctACACTCAATTAGTCTCTGCCTCAGGTCATGACAATGAGGGCGTACAGTTGGGGAACGGGGATGCGTTGTCGTAGAGACCGAGAACCAGAAATTAATACTAGGT
Proteins encoded in this window:
- the LOC127759304 gene encoding uncharacterized protein LOC127759304 yields the protein MEQASSSVTAELLQQEAPYPSTSDVDWSQLPADLLVHIFGMLDIPDIFSSGVVCRAWCASFLEARRLGICSGNPGPCLVFSSGDRDPTVATLYSLTTGKEYYVTMPDPPFRSRYIVGSSHGWLITADERSNLLLVNPATQAQIAMPPPETIANVKIHCNADGAPDGYDLLTMDMSSRDVDTEAETEFHSWEEGRFYFYGRVVLSADPSSGNCTVMILHLLDNHLSFARVGGTHWTWIDVDEQCWDYHDVLYNDDDRLFYAVRGNGDVHAIDTNGPSPMLRVLLDTKNTVVDCTRYIVRLEYGDLLEVCRDCKYVNDDRRTEELIVYKVDLVEKELVKQKDFVHVLCSLKLELGVVP